In Flammeovirgaceae bacterium, the sequence CCGGTTTGCAAAACCATAATGTGCAGTACCGTAAAAAAGGAGAAGACGGAGCTGAGGAGTTGTTTCTTGATCCCAACACCTTTTCGGCCGATGGTACAACGGCACTGGCCGGCATGTTTTTCAGCAATGACGGTTCGCTGGTAACCATGCTTATCCAGGAAGGCGGTTCCGACTGGCGCAAAGCCGTAACCCTGCGGGCCAGCGATAAAACTGTTATTGGTGATACGCTTACCGACATGAAATTTACCGGCATTGCCTGGAAAGGCAACGATGGGTTTTATTATTCACGGTACGATAATCCAAAAGGGAACAAACTTTTTTCGCAGGTAAATTTTAACAAGGTGTGTTACCATAAACTCAATACCCCGCAAACCACCGATAAGGTAATTTACGATGGCGGTGCACAGCAACCCCAGCGGAGGGCGGGTGCCTATTTAACCGAAGATGAACGGTACCTGATTCTTACCACCAGCATCAGCACCACCGGCAACGAACTGTATATACAGGATTTGAACGACCCGAAAGGGAAGCTCATTCCATCCGTAACCAACTTTGAAAACAACCACAGTGTTATTGATAATGATGGCCCGCGCCTCATTATTCGCACCAACCTCAATGCCCCGAACGGACGCATTGTTGAGGTAAATGCCACAAATCCGGCACCCGAAAACTGGAAAGATATTGTAAAGGAAACCCCGGAGCCGATACAAAGTGTAAGTACGGCAGGGCGCAAATTATTTGTTGCGTATTTAAAGGATGCTAAAAGCCAAATCAAACAGTTTGATAACAAAGGAAATTTCGAGCGCGAAGTAGAACTACCGGCCATTGGTACAGCCGGTGGTTTTGGCGGCCGGTGGACCGACACCGATGTGTACTATTCGTTCACTTCGTTTACCTACCCGGCCACCATCTTTAAATACAATATTGTTTCCGGTAAATCAACCGAATACGCCAGACCAAAAGTTGCCTTCAATCCGGATCACTACGAAACCAAACAGATTTTTTACCAGAGTAAGGATGGTACAAAAATCCCCATGTTTATTGTTCACAAAAAAGGCATTGCGCTGAACGGGAAAAATCCAACCTGGTTGTATGCTTATGGCGGATTTAACATCAGCCTCACGCCTTCATTCAGCGCATCGCGCATGGTGTGGCTTGAAAACGGAGGCGTCTATGCGCAACCCAACCTGCGTGGAGGGGGTGAATATGGCGAGCAATGGCACCTGGCCGGCACGAAAATGAACAAGCAAAATGTGTTTGATGACTTTATTGCTGCCGGTGAATACCTTATTGCAGAGAAATACACAGCAAGCGATAAACTGGCTATTGCCGGTGGTTCAAACGGGGGTCTTTTGGTAGGCGCCACCATGACACAACGCCCCGATTTGGCGAAGGTGGCTTTTCCGGCAGTAGGGGTAATGGATATGCTGCGCTACCACAAGTTTACCGTAGGTGCTGCATGGGCTTATG encodes:
- a CDS encoding S9 family peptidase translates to MKIKGHYLLLLLVWAACNREQKVSLVYPETRKVDTVDTYFGTPVPDPYRWLENDTANETAGWVARQNEVTFGYLNNITYRDKIRRRLDELQNYERISAPVKHGDYYYYSRNSGLQNHNVQYRKKGEDGAEELFLDPNTFSADGTTALAGMFFSNDGSLVTMLIQEGGSDWRKAVTLRASDKTVIGDTLTDMKFTGIAWKGNDGFYYSRYDNPKGNKLFSQVNFNKVCYHKLNTPQTTDKVIYDGGAQQPQRRAGAYLTEDERYLILTTSISTTGNELYIQDLNDPKGKLIPSVTNFENNHSVIDNDGPRLIIRTNLNAPNGRIVEVNATNPAPENWKDIVKETPEPIQSVSTAGRKLFVAYLKDAKSQIKQFDNKGNFEREVELPAIGTAGGFGGRWTDTDVYYSFTSFTYPATIFKYNIVSGKSTEYARPKVAFNPDHYETKQIFYQSKDGTKIPMFIVHKKGIALNGKNPTWLYAYGGFNISLTPSFSASRMVWLENGGVYAQPNLRGGGEYGEQWHLAGTKMNKQNVFDDFIAAGEYLIAEKYTASDKLAIAGGSNGGLLVGATMTQRPDLAKVAFPAVGVMDMLRYHKFTVGAAWAYDYGTADDSKEMFEYLRRYSPIHALRPGTAYPATLVTTADHDDRVVPAHSFKFAATLQACQAANNPVLIRVDVKSGHGSSNLSKALDVTADQYAFAWYTMGVVPPLAKEDM